In a genomic window of Chrysemys picta bellii isolate R12L10 chromosome 1, ASM1138683v2, whole genome shotgun sequence:
- the FUNDC1 gene encoding FUN14 domain-containing protein 1 isoform X1, whose translation MAAGTPQLLAVAGGGGARGLVTGPSAAGRAQEPDCDDDSYEVLDLTEYARRHHWWNRVFGRNSGPIVEKYSVATQIVMGGVTGWCAGFLFQKVGKLAATAVGGGFLLLQIASHSGYVQVDWKRVEKDVNKAKRQIKKRANRAAPEISTLIEESTEFIKQNIVVSSGFVGGFLLGLAS comes from the exons ATGGCGGCTGGTACCCCCCAGCTGTTGGCTGTTGCTGGAGGAGGTGGGGCGAGAGGGCTTGTAACTGGGCCCAGCGCTGCCGGCCGCGCACAGG agccCGACTGTGATGATGATTCTTATGAAGTATTGGATTTAACAGAATATGCAAGGCGTCACCATTGGTGGAATCGTGTGTTTGGCCGAAATTCTGGACCAATTGTAGAAAAGTATTCTGTAGCCACTCAGATTGTAATGGGCGGAGTGACTGGCTG GTGTGCAGGATTTTTGTTCCAGAAAGTTGGAAAACTTGCAGCAACTGCAGTAGGTGGTGGATTTCTTCTACTTCAG ATTGCCAGTCATAGTGGGTATGTGCAAGTTGACTGGAAGAGAGTTGAAAAAGATGTAAATAAAGCAAAAAGACAGATAAAAAAACGTGCGAACAGGGCAGCACCAGAAATCAGCACCCTCATTGAAGAg tcAACAGAATTTATCAAACAGAATATAGTAGTATCCAGTGGATTTGTTGGAGGCTTTTTGTTAGGACTTGCATCTTAA
- the FUNDC1 gene encoding FUN14 domain-containing protein 1 isoform X2, which produces MAARRPRSASEPDCDDDSYEVLDLTEYARRHHWWNRVFGRNSGPIVEKYSVATQIVMGGVTGWCAGFLFQKVGKLAATAVGGGFLLLQIASHSGYVQVDWKRVEKDVNKAKRQIKKRANRAAPEISTLIEESTEFIKQNIVVSSGFVGGFLLGLAS; this is translated from the exons ATGGCGGCTCGGAGGCCTCGCTCCGCCTCGG agccCGACTGTGATGATGATTCTTATGAAGTATTGGATTTAACAGAATATGCAAGGCGTCACCATTGGTGGAATCGTGTGTTTGGCCGAAATTCTGGACCAATTGTAGAAAAGTATTCTGTAGCCACTCAGATTGTAATGGGCGGAGTGACTGGCTG GTGTGCAGGATTTTTGTTCCAGAAAGTTGGAAAACTTGCAGCAACTGCAGTAGGTGGTGGATTTCTTCTACTTCAG ATTGCCAGTCATAGTGGGTATGTGCAAGTTGACTGGAAGAGAGTTGAAAAAGATGTAAATAAAGCAAAAAGACAGATAAAAAAACGTGCGAACAGGGCAGCACCAGAAATCAGCACCCTCATTGAAGAg tcAACAGAATTTATCAAACAGAATATAGTAGTATCCAGTGGATTTGTTGGAGGCTTTTTGTTAGGACTTGCATCTTAA
- the FUNDC1 gene encoding FUN14 domain-containing protein 1 isoform X3, which translates to MQEPDCDDDSYEVLDLTEYARRHHWWNRVFGRNSGPIVEKYSVATQIVMGGVTGWCAGFLFQKVGKLAATAVGGGFLLLQIASHSGYVQVDWKRVEKDVNKAKRQIKKRANRAAPEISTLIEESTEFIKQNIVVSSGFVGGFLLGLAS; encoded by the exons ATGCAag agccCGACTGTGATGATGATTCTTATGAAGTATTGGATTTAACAGAATATGCAAGGCGTCACCATTGGTGGAATCGTGTGTTTGGCCGAAATTCTGGACCAATTGTAGAAAAGTATTCTGTAGCCACTCAGATTGTAATGGGCGGAGTGACTGGCTG GTGTGCAGGATTTTTGTTCCAGAAAGTTGGAAAACTTGCAGCAACTGCAGTAGGTGGTGGATTTCTTCTACTTCAG ATTGCCAGTCATAGTGGGTATGTGCAAGTTGACTGGAAGAGAGTTGAAAAAGATGTAAATAAAGCAAAAAGACAGATAAAAAAACGTGCGAACAGGGCAGCACCAGAAATCAGCACCCTCATTGAAGAg tcAACAGAATTTATCAAACAGAATATAGTAGTATCCAGTGGATTTGTTGGAGGCTTTTTGTTAGGACTTGCATCTTAA